In Bacteroides cellulosilyticus, the genomic stretch AGAAATGATGGCAGCTTCTATCGCTTTCCCCTTACCTTCATTCAGCCATGCTTGCTCCGAAATAACCGTTTTGAAACGTCTGTAAGCGGAATATTTACTGTGATCTTCTACCGAATCAATCCATACGGTCCTATCGATGTTCTTCCATTTCAGCTTCTTTTCCAACACCTTCTCCATCTCATCCAAAGGTATCTCCACATGATAAGCATCTTCCAGGAAAGAAGCCACTTGCTGATATCCAAGAAATACCAGTTCATCATAAGACATCTTTTCATCTCTGCGGATGTACGAATAACAAGGTATGGTATTGTCAGGAAAAGGCAGGTTATTCACCTGGTTATCCACCGTTTCTATAAAAGCCTGCCGGAAACATTCGTTCAGTGTACGCTTCGCCTCATTTTTATAGCTGTCATAAGCATATATCATGCCTCCCAATTGTATCACCACAACGAGAAACAATCCTATGATAGAGAGGATATAGAGTGAACGAAGCTTCATCTTGCTATTGTTTGGGGGACAAAGATAACGTTTTCAACATCCACTTCCATACAGGAAGAACATGAATCGTATATTCACCAGCATTTTTACCCTTATAGTAATGCAGACTTCCCTGTACCGGCAAATTCCAGCGTAAATAAAAATAAACGGCATTCTCAAGCAACTTGCCATTATCTTCACTTTGAGGATTAAGCAACACAGAGCGTAAACCATTATCAATGCAATAATATTTCTTATCTCCACTACTCTCTTTCACGAGTGAGGGTTCATATTTCGTTAACGGGAAAAACAGATATATACTTCCACAGGTAATCCTGCCTGGAAACCTGCAATCAACTGTTTTAGTAATTCCTTCTTCTTCATAAAGACATTCTATTTGATTTCTTTCCCTCTGAAAAAGATAAAAATACAAAAAACTTTCTTTTTGAAAAAGAAACATCTGCTAAATTCTAAAAAACATCAGATTTACCAAGATACAAAGTGACTTTGCAGTTGATAAAATCAACGGGATTTCTGCGTTAACCTAACGATAACGTTACGATAACATTCATCCTCATCTCCCTGCCCTATCTTTGCAACATCGAAAGAAACAAGAATGTATAACTTAAAAAATAAAACGATTATGAAAACTTTAGTAGTATCAGTAGTATTCGCATTGACATCCGTAGTAAACGCAGTAAGCAACAACAACCTGGAAGGTTTCGCTTATAACACGGAAATGAACGAAGGTCGCGTAAAGACGGAAACTGTATTCAAAGTAGAGAACCGGAAGTATCTGCACAATCATTTGCAGTATAACTATTCGTACAATGCCGAAGGACGCATATCAGCCAAAGAAGTATTGAAATGGAGCAAGGAGAACCAACGTTTTGAAAAGCAATATTGCCTGAATTTCTCTTATGACGGAACAGATATAAACGTGGAATACGTAGCATGGAACAGTAAAATGAACGCTTACGCTGACGTGAAAGCTAAAACTGTTTATCAAACTGTTTATCAGATAAACGCAATGGGGGCAAATTATCAAAGCTACAAATGGAACAAGAAAGATAATTCCTGGAACCTGACAGCAGAACACAGCACGCAAGCGGAAGAAATTATGTTGTTTGCTGAAAAATGATCCGTCGGTTATTTTCTTCCTGCTATATACACCCCACACATAATGCAACCTGCACCAATCAGCGCAATGATCGTCAGATGTTCATTCAGCAGAATTGCAGACCCTACCAAGGTAAACAGCGGATTGAGATAGATATAATTGGAAGCACGCACCGTACCGAGATTTTTTAGCACCACATTCCAGACTGCGAAACAAACCAGCGAAGCAAGTACACCTAAAAATAGCAGGTTCAACAAGACAGAAGGTTCCAAAAGCAAGGAAAGGTCTGCTTGCCAGGGCTGGAACAAGAAAACAGGAAGTATGCTCAATATCCCATAGAAAAATATCTTACGGGTAATAAATATAGTATTGTATCTCCCTGTCATCTTCTTCATTATCAAGCTATAAAATGCCCAGGAAAGAGCAGCAAGCAGAGTCAGGAAATCGCCCAACGGAGATATTTTCAAAACAAAACTCCCATTATAAACCACCATTGCCACCCCTACCAATGCCATCAGTGAACCGCCTATCAAAGTGCGGGTAGCTTTCTCCTTCTTATAAATCATCAGTGAAAAGATAGTGGTGAGCAACGGAGCCGTACAAACAATAAACGCCACATTGGTAGCCAATGTAATGCCCAAAGCCATATTCTCCGTCAGAAAATAGACGGAACCGCCCGTAATACCACCCAATAACAACCAAAGTTCATCTTTCCAGTTGTTCGCAAACAGTTTGCGGGGAGATATAAACCAGATACCAATATAGGCAATCAGAAAACGAAGCAAGAAGATCTCTTTCGGAGAAAGTCCATTGGCAATTAAAACTTTGGTGGAGATAAAGGTTAATCCCCACACTCCTACGGTGAAGATCGCTATCAGATGATAGGTGTAATTTTTCTTCTCATTCATACGTTCCCGATAAATTGCAGGCAAAGATATACCATTTCTACTTTTTGTACAATAAAACAAGGGATTTAATAGACGCCGGAAACGTTTTTAATAAATAAGGGTGACGTTTTTTAAAAACTTTACCCACGTTTATTAACAACGTGATTAGAGTGCTTTTCAGCAATTCGGCATAAAAATAAACAAAAAAAGGATGCAATCTTCTCAGACTTCATCCTTTGAAATATCCTAAAAACACTTTTGTGTAAAATCCTATTGAATTAACTTAGCCATTTTTTGTATTACATTACTTGAATTAGTTTTAATAAGCACATCACAAATATAAGCAATAAAAATTACTTTGTCAAGTATTTATTTATATTTTTTCCATCTTTTCCGCTACTTTATCACTAAACAGGAAAAAACATATATTTTCAAATGTTCCGCTACCTGTCTGAAACGTATCCGAACCGTACTTGCTCCGTACATTCTTCGGTCAAAAGTACTTCTACACGGAGAAAGTACGGCTTTGGTACGGAGCAAGTATATCCCTGGTACGGTCCGGACAAATACTTTTTTGTTGTACTAAGCTATGAATCTGAAAATAAACCCGTAAATTTGCACCGTTTAATAAAGTATATAACTAAGTATCAACCATAAAATAACGAAAGAAAACCATTATGGAGTACAATTTCAGGGAGATTGAAAAGAAGTGGCAGAAAAGGTGGGTGGAAGAGAAAACCTACCAAGTGAAGGAAGATGAGACGAAGCAGAAGTACTATGTACTAAACATGTTCCCCTACCCCTCCGGTGCGGGCCTACACGTAGGACACCCGCTGGGATACATCGCTTCGGACATTTATGCTCGTTACAAACGACTGCAGGGCTTCAATGTACTAAATCCCATGGGATATGATGCTTACGGACTTCCCGCCGAACAATATGCTATACAAACAGGACAACATCCTGCAATTACTACGATCAACAATATCGACCGCTACCGTGAGCAGTTGGATAAGATAGGTTTCTGTTTCGACTGGAGCCGCGAAATACGTACCTGCGAACCGGAATATTATCATTGGACGCAATGGGCATTCCAGAAGATGTTCAACAGCTATTATTGCAATGATGAACAACAGGCCCGCCCTATCGAAGAGCTGATACAGGCTTTCGAGCAAGTAGGTACCAACGGCATGAATGTGGCTTGTGGCGAAGAACTCAGCTTCACTGCCGAAGAATGGAAAGCCAAGAACGAGAAAGAGAAACAGGAAATCCTGATGAACTATCGTATCGCCTATCTGGGTGAAACGATGGTAAACTGGTGTGCCCAATTGGGTACGGTTTTGGCCAACGATGAAGTGATAGACGGTGTATCCGAACGCGGAGGTTTCCCCGTAGTTCAGAAGAAGATGCGTCAATGGTGCCTTCGCGTTTCTGCCTATTCACAACGCTTGTTGGACGGACTGGATACCATCGATTGGACAGATTCTCTGAAAGAAACTCAAAGAAACTGGATCGGTCGCAGCGAAGGTGCCGAAGTACAGTTCAAAGTAAAAGACAGCGATCTGGAATTTACCATCTTCACCACTCGTGCAGATACGATGTTCGGTGTTACTTTCATGGTGTTGGCCCCGGAAAGCGAATTGGTAGCCCAACTGACTACTCCTGAGCAAAAGGACGAAGTTAACGCTTATCTGGAACGTACAAAGAAACGTACCGAACGTGATCGTATCACAGACCGCAGCGTGACGGGTGTATTCTCCGGAAGTTATGCCATTAATCCTTTCACAGGTGAGGCAGTGCCCATCTGGATCAGCGACTATGTACTTGCCGGTTATGGTACAGGTGCCATCATGGCTGTACCTGCACACGATAGCCGCGACTATGCTTTTGCC encodes the following:
- a CDS encoding DUF3836 domain-containing protein — translated: MKTLVVSVVFALTSVVNAVSNNNLEGFAYNTEMNEGRVKTETVFKVENRKYLHNHLQYNYSYNAEGRISAKEVLKWSKENQRFEKQYCLNFSYDGTDINVEYVAWNSKMNAYADVKAKTVYQTVYQINAMGANYQSYKWNKKDNSWNLTAEHSTQAEEIMLFAEK
- a CDS encoding DUF4143 domain-containing protein; this encodes MFLFQKESFLYFYLFQRERNQIECLYEEEGITKTVDCRFPGRITCGSIYLFFPLTKYEPSLVKESSGDKKYYCIDNGLRSVLLNPQSEDNGKLLENAVYFYLRWNLPVQGSLHYYKGKNAGEYTIHVLPVWKWMLKTLSLSPKQ
- a CDS encoding DMT family transporter; amino-acid sequence: MNEKKNYTYHLIAIFTVGVWGLTFISTKVLIANGLSPKEIFLLRFLIAYIGIWFISPRKLFANNWKDELWLLLGGITGGSVYFLTENMALGITLATNVAFIVCTAPLLTTIFSLMIYKKEKATRTLIGGSLMALVGVAMVVYNGSFVLKISPLGDFLTLLAALSWAFYSLIMKKMTGRYNTIFITRKIFFYGILSILPVFLFQPWQADLSLLLEPSVLLNLLFLGVLASLVCFAVWNVVLKNLGTVRASNYIYLNPLFTLVGSAILLNEHLTIIALIGAGCIMCGVYIAGRK